From the genome of Vicia villosa cultivar HV-30 ecotype Madison, WI linkage group LG2, Vvil1.0, whole genome shotgun sequence, one region includes:
- the LOC131650365 gene encoding uncharacterized protein LOC131650365 produces MCILNYEIQVPEGLRDTKVKDLLDDKGDWNWLQVVIPPNVTGDEDKFIIEGTGIRVYLVKEINKEVMLIAWSPPKRDWIKLNVDGASKDNKMASCVGVIRDDKSRWMGDFARGRANMRENLSTIRKIQRLLGKFEDTYVCHSFKEANRCADALANIGSNLRPDFVFFDSALNSLLNLLDEDARGITTARLVCV; encoded by the exons ATGTGCATTTTAAATTATGAGATTCAAGTTCCTGAGGGTCTTCGTGACACCAAGGTGAAGGATTTGTTGGATGACAAGGGTGATTGGAATTG GCTCCAAGTTGTTATCCCTCCTAATGTGACCGGCGATGAGGATAAGTTTATTATTGAAGGAACTGGCATAAGGGTTTACTTAGTAAAGGAAAT AAATAAGGAGGTTATGTTAATTGCTTGGTCACCCCCAAAGAGAGATTGGATCAAGTTAAATGTTGATGGAGCAAGCAAAGATAACAAAATGGCTAGTTGTGTGGGAGTGATTAGAGATGACAAGAGTAGATGGATGGGCGATTTTGCAAG GGGTAGAGCTAATATGCGGGAAAACTTGTCTACCATTAGGAAAATTCAGAGATTGTTGGGGAAGTTTGAGGACACTTATGTGTGTCACTCCTTTAAGGAGGCAAATAGATGTGCGGATGCCCTAGCCAATATTGGCAGTAATCTTAGGCcagattttgttttctttgattcGGCCCTTAATAGTTTGTTGAATCTTTTAGACGAGGATGCTAGAGGTATCACGACCGCTAGATTGGTTTGTGTgtag